From Jeotgalibaca dankookensis, one genomic window encodes:
- a CDS encoding helicase C-terminal domain-containing protein, whose protein sequence is MKYEDEMFAVVDLETTGSSYRKGGRIIQVGITLVKEDRVVQEYDFMVNPGKKIPVVIENLTGISNRDVQAAPYFEDVADYIFNLLNGCTFVAHNINFDYRFLNQSFRDIGLPELTIPGIDTVELTKVLFPTLDSYRLSDLSKFFGFSHENIHDAAGDARATAELFILLKSRAVSLPLVTLEKLNVLAIHTQRNNSDFFEMCLELSRHNKKKLASSLIIVNGLAVNDKKSHLEQTDYRQKSNLTSQELWQAYQERFGLQKRADQLDMINKIETFFSQGRQKDFAIEAPAGFGKTMAYLLPAVLTARPDKKVVISTSTLLLQEQLEEVVAHLEKASPFSFRYARLSSRQHLIHLEKFANMKLEKLVGMDALIMMGLFVWLTETETGDLSELSTSYQSASLLEEVAYQHNEFDISEKWYAIDFYRYHQENAKQASLLITNHAYLSHHIETIADICPDGNFHLIIDEAHRLPTIYKGKEKKVVEFTELRKKVSKFAVDVRNYREHLEQHATTTFPHYELINLEFSMDQLIHGFIEIENHLELKFECKETKKPFEKFFYLDKDELTTSKFQRFSRKLLLHFEEVIITGKRYVESDQPSEGNTFLQRIQSFMLLLEKKKKDFSVLLSPTPYGYYAVKCEQQLGSNRFSLEYGEWNIGDKLQARLHSNFSKVLYISASLFLNEGISYFSRKIGIKDLDAYSYASETEGGTKELQVFVPNDILPINQMGQHDWENMLTHFIFNLAIESHKKILVLFNSNHVLEQVLKGLRGLNEKEKTNIDFLAQGFSGSQRRVHRRFLEAEKAVLLGSGMYWEGIDFPEQPVDLLIMTRLPFDPPETPENRAIETFYSTHDGRNAFHLESLPKMIMRLVQGMGRISRQKGQKGIMICLDTRFLHSPYAKQIQFALPKGVSVKEKSLLELTKL, encoded by the coding sequence ATGAAATATGAAGATGAAATGTTCGCTGTTGTTGATTTAGAAACGACGGGCTCAAGTTACCGAAAAGGAGGCCGCATTATACAAGTGGGTATTACGCTTGTAAAAGAGGACAGAGTTGTTCAAGAATATGACTTTATGGTCAATCCGGGCAAAAAGATTCCCGTTGTAATTGAAAATCTAACAGGTATTTCAAATCGGGATGTTCAAGCTGCTCCCTATTTCGAAGACGTTGCTGATTATATTTTTAATCTTTTAAATGGGTGTACTTTCGTTGCTCATAATATCAATTTCGATTACCGATTTTTAAATCAGTCTTTTAGAGATATTGGACTGCCTGAATTAACAATTCCAGGTATAGATACGGTCGAATTGACAAAAGTCTTATTCCCTACTTTAGATAGTTATCGTTTGTCTGATTTATCTAAGTTTTTTGGTTTTTCTCATGAAAATATTCATGATGCTGCAGGGGATGCGCGAGCGACTGCAGAATTATTTATTCTTCTTAAAAGTCGTGCGGTCAGCTTACCATTAGTAACACTTGAAAAATTAAATGTTTTAGCAATTCATACGCAACGAAATAACTCTGACTTCTTTGAAATGTGTCTGGAATTAAGTCGCCACAATAAAAAGAAGTTAGCATCTTCTCTTATTATAGTGAATGGCTTAGCAGTTAATGATAAAAAGAGTCATTTAGAGCAAACAGACTATCGACAAAAAAGTAATCTAACCAGTCAAGAATTGTGGCAAGCATACCAAGAACGGTTTGGCTTACAAAAAAGAGCTGATCAGCTAGATATGATAAATAAAATCGAAACTTTTTTTTCTCAAGGCAGACAGAAAGATTTTGCTATCGAAGCACCAGCGGGCTTTGGTAAGACCATGGCATACCTGTTACCAGCTGTTTTAACTGCTCGACCTGATAAAAAAGTTGTTATTTCTACGTCTACATTGCTTTTACAAGAACAGTTAGAAGAAGTCGTTGCCCACTTAGAAAAAGCTTCTCCTTTTTCATTTAGGTATGCACGTTTATCCAGTCGACAGCATCTTATTCACTTAGAAAAGTTTGCGAATATGAAGCTAGAAAAACTAGTGGGGATGGATGCTTTAATCATGATGGGCTTATTTGTATGGCTTACTGAAACTGAAACAGGGGATCTTTCAGAATTAAGCACGAGTTATCAATCAGCAAGCCTTTTAGAGGAAGTAGCCTATCAGCACAATGAGTTTGATATTTCTGAAAAGTGGTACGCGATTGATTTTTATCGCTATCATCAAGAAAATGCCAAACAAGCTAGCTTATTGATTACCAATCATGCTTATCTTAGTCACCACATCGAAACGATTGCTGACATTTGTCCAGACGGAAACTTTCATCTAATTATTGATGAGGCTCATCGTTTACCTACTATTTATAAAGGTAAAGAAAAAAAAGTTGTAGAATTTACTGAGCTAAGAAAAAAAGTCTCTAAATTTGCGGTTGATGTCAGAAATTATCGCGAGCATTTGGAACAGCATGCAACAACTACTTTTCCTCATTATGAATTAATTAATTTAGAATTTTCAATGGATCAATTAATCCACGGTTTTATAGAAATAGAGAATCACTTAGAGTTAAAATTTGAGTGCAAGGAAACTAAGAAACCTTTTGAAAAATTCTTTTATCTAGATAAAGATGAGCTAACAACGAGCAAGTTTCAACGTTTTTCTAGGAAGTTATTGCTTCATTTTGAAGAAGTCATTATTACGGGAAAGCGTTATGTGGAATCAGATCAGCCATCTGAAGGCAATACCTTCTTACAACGGATACAGTCATTTATGCTTCTTCTAGAAAAAAAGAAAAAAGATTTTTCAGTATTACTAAGTCCAACGCCGTACGGTTACTATGCAGTTAAATGCGAGCAGCAATTAGGTTCTAATCGTTTTTCTTTAGAATATGGGGAGTGGAATATTGGAGATAAGTTACAAGCACGTTTGCATTCCAATTTTTCAAAAGTTCTTTATATCAGTGCTTCTCTCTTTTTGAATGAAGGTATTAGCTATTTTTCAAGAAAAATTGGTATTAAAGACTTAGATGCCTATAGTTATGCCTCTGAAACTGAAGGAGGAACGAAAGAACTTCAAGTATTCGTACCGAATGATATCCTACCCATTAATCAAATGGGGCAACATGATTGGGAAAATATGCTGACACATTTTATTTTTAATCTCGCAATAGAATCACATAAAAAAATACTAGTTCTTTTTAATTCCAATCATGTTTTGGAGCAAGTGTTAAAAGGATTACGCGGTTTAAATGAAAAAGAAAAAACCAATATTGACTTTCTAGCACAAGGATTTTCTGGTAGTCAAAGGCGCGTTCACCGGCGCTTTTTAGAGGCAGAAAAAGCTGTTTTATTAGGAAGCGGGATGTATTGGGAAGGAATTGATTTTCCAGAACAGCCGGTTGATTTACTGATTATGACACGCCTACCCTTTGATCCACCTGAAACACCGGAAAACCGTGCGATTGAAACTTTTTATAGCACTCATGACGGGAGAAATGCTTTTCATTTAGAATCTTTACCTAAAATGATTATGCGCTTAGTCCAAGGGATGGGGCGGATTTCTCGTCAAAAAGGACAAAAGGGGATTATGATATGCTTAGATACACGTTTTTTACATAGTCCTTATGCGAAACAAATTCAATTCGCACTCCCTAAAGGTGTCAGTGTTAAAGAAAAATCATTGCTTGAATTAACGAAATTGTAA
- a CDS encoding DUF5590 domain-containing protein, translating to MKRKFVIGSLVLLLILIISSYSVFYQSKRPIVQAEKEAAIIAEEKAGIQKVDDFYWYNGTDETYFSIAGYDAEDQYIYVVIKQNGANTTILNASEIVTEDEAKSIAQAEVTPTEVLEARIGVADEEPIWEVSYLDKNGQLGYYILSANTGQMVKEYKNI from the coding sequence TTGAAGCGGAAGTTTGTCATAGGATCGCTTGTTCTTTTATTAATCCTGATTATTAGTTCTTACTCTGTTTTTTACCAATCGAAACGGCCCATAGTTCAAGCTGAAAAAGAAGCAGCTATTATTGCGGAGGAAAAAGCTGGAATACAAAAAGTTGACGATTTTTATTGGTATAATGGCACAGATGAAACTTATTTTTCTATCGCTGGTTATGATGCTGAGGATCAATATATCTATGTAGTTATCAAGCAAAATGGAGCAAATACAACAATTTTAAATGCTAGTGAAATTGTAACGGAAGATGAGGCAAAATCCATTGCACAAGCTGAAGTAACTCCAACAGAAGTTTTAGAGGCAAGAATTGGTGTTGCAGATGAAGAGCCAATTTGGGAAGTCTCCTATCTCGATAAAAATGGTCAGTTAGGGTATTATATACTATCAGCTAATACGGGCCAAATGGTTAAGGAGTATAAAAATATCTAA
- a CDS encoding pyridoxal phosphate-dependent aminotransferase, which translates to MVKISKRLMKVQESPTLSTSNKVNQLKSKGYDIISLTVGEPDFQTPKHISNAAIEAIKQNKTNHYVATSGILPLRQAIIDYHNLHDGVTYELNQVIVTTGAKDALYGVFQTIIDPGDEVLIPAPYWVSYTEQVELAGGVNIIIDSSLENNFKVTVEDLESKRTEKTTALILNSPNNPTGSIYSRAELETIGNWAVENDILIISDEIYYNLCYNGHEAVSVASLSEPIKNQTIVINGVSKSYAMTGWRIGYAMGNETIIKKMTQFASHSANPAAVSQYAALAALTGKQEVVDDMRRIFEKRLNHFYPLLESVPGFKMIKPQGAFYVFVNAKEAATRTGFSDVSDFSLALIEEAKVAVVSGDGFGFPDFIRISYTLDEETLTEAVNRIKSFIISKS; encoded by the coding sequence ATGGTAAAAATTTCAAAACGCCTGATGAAGGTACAGGAATCGCCAACACTCAGTACATCTAATAAAGTTAATCAATTAAAATCAAAAGGCTATGATATTATTAGCCTAACAGTGGGCGAGCCTGATTTTCAAACGCCTAAGCATATTTCAAATGCAGCCATTGAAGCAATCAAACAAAACAAAACAAATCACTACGTTGCGACATCGGGTATACTGCCACTTCGCCAAGCGATTATCGATTATCACAACCTCCATGATGGTGTGACTTATGAACTTAACCAAGTGATTGTTACTACTGGAGCGAAAGATGCCTTGTATGGGGTCTTCCAAACGATTATCGATCCAGGAGATGAAGTTTTAATACCAGCACCTTATTGGGTGAGCTACACAGAACAAGTAGAATTAGCTGGTGGTGTAAACATTATTATTGATTCATCTCTTGAGAATAATTTTAAAGTGACTGTTGAGGACCTAGAAAGTAAGCGAACCGAGAAGACAACAGCGCTGATTCTGAACTCGCCAAATAATCCTACTGGCTCTATCTATTCACGGGCGGAATTGGAAACCATAGGTAACTGGGCAGTAGAAAATGATATCCTGATTATTTCCGATGAAATTTACTACAACCTTTGCTACAATGGTCATGAGGCAGTTTCAGTTGCATCGCTTTCTGAACCGATAAAGAATCAGACTATTGTGATAAACGGGGTTTCTAAATCTTATGCAATGACAGGTTGGCGGATAGGTTATGCAATGGGGAATGAAACTATCATTAAGAAAATGACGCAGTTCGCGAGTCATTCAGCTAACCCAGCAGCGGTGAGTCAATATGCTGCACTTGCAGCTTTGACTGGTAAGCAAGAAGTTGTAGATGATATGCGCCGAATTTTTGAAAAAAGATTAAATCACTTCTATCCGTTATTAGAATCAGTACCTGGTTTCAAAATGATAAAGCCACAAGGTGCTTTTTATGTGTTCGTTAACGCTAAAGAAGCGGCAACTAGAACTGGTTTTTCTGACGTAAGTGATTTTTCTTTAGCATTGATTGAAGAAGCAAAAGTCGCCGTGGTTAGCGGGGATGGATTTGGTTTTCCCGATTTTATTCGGATTAGCTATACTTTGGATGAAGAAACATTGACAGAAGCAGTAAATCGTATTAAAAGTTTTATTATTAGCAAATCATAG
- the asnS gene encoding asparagine--tRNA ligase, producing the protein MKQAKENIGQEVLIGAWVTNKRSSGKIAFIQLRDGDYYFQGIVLKNEVEPEVFEIAKSLTQETSVMFQGVIQEDTRSKLGYELLVNNIEVIGESHDYPITPKEHGTEFLMDHRHLWLRSSKQHAIMKIRNEIIRATYEFFNTQGFIKIDPPILTGSAPEGTTELFHTEYFDQEAYLSQSGQLYLEAAAMAFGKVFSFGPTFRAEKSKTRRHLIEFWMMEPEMAFMHQDESLEVQEQYVAFLVQSVLDNCDYYLDVLERDKEILKKYTQLPYDRISYDEAIELLNKNGFDDIKWGDDFGSPHETFIAKQSERPVFILNYPKAIKPFYMKEHPDRDDVVLCADMIAPEGYGEIIGGSEREVDYEKLSQQIESFGLSLDDYAWYLDLRKYGSVPHSGFGLGLERAVTWITGTEHIREASPFPRLLNRLYP; encoded by the coding sequence ATGAAACAAGCAAAAGAAAATATCGGACAAGAAGTTTTGATAGGAGCGTGGGTAACTAACAAACGCTCAAGTGGAAAAATCGCTTTTATTCAGTTACGTGATGGGGATTATTACTTCCAAGGGATTGTTTTAAAAAATGAAGTAGAACCCGAAGTTTTTGAAATTGCCAAGTCTCTAACTCAAGAAACATCGGTTATGTTCCAAGGTGTTATCCAAGAAGATACGCGTTCAAAATTAGGATATGAGTTGTTAGTGAATAATATAGAGGTTATTGGCGAGAGTCATGACTATCCAATTACACCAAAAGAACATGGAACAGAATTCTTAATGGATCATCGTCATTTATGGTTACGCTCTTCAAAACAACATGCTATTATGAAAATACGTAATGAAATTATTCGAGCTACTTATGAATTTTTTAACACTCAAGGATTTATTAAGATTGATCCACCAATTTTAACCGGAAGCGCCCCAGAAGGTACGACGGAGTTATTCCATACTGAATATTTTGATCAAGAAGCTTATTTATCACAATCAGGGCAACTTTACTTGGAAGCAGCTGCGATGGCATTTGGAAAAGTATTCTCTTTTGGTCCAACCTTTCGTGCTGAAAAATCTAAAACACGCCGTCATTTAATTGAGTTTTGGATGATGGAACCAGAGATGGCTTTTATGCATCAAGATGAGAGTTTGGAAGTTCAAGAACAATATGTTGCTTTCTTAGTCCAATCTGTTTTAGACAACTGTGATTATTATTTGGATGTTTTAGAGCGCGACAAAGAAATACTAAAAAAATATACACAATTGCCATATGATCGCATTTCTTACGACGAGGCGATTGAGTTGCTTAACAAGAATGGTTTTGATGATATCAAATGGGGAGATGACTTTGGTTCTCCACATGAAACCTTTATTGCCAAACAATCAGAGCGTCCAGTCTTTATTTTAAATTACCCTAAAGCAATTAAACCTTTCTACATGAAAGAACATCCAGATCGTGATGATGTTGTTCTATGTGCAGATATGATTGCTCCTGAAGGGTATGGTGAAATCATCGGTGGGAGTGAACGTGAAGTTGACTATGAAAAACTTAGCCAACAAATTGAAAGCTTTGGCTTGTCATTAGATGATTATGCTTGGTACTTAGACTTGCGTAAATATGGCTCTGTTCCACATTCTGGTTTTGGTTTAGGACTGGAACGAGCAGTTACGTGGATTACTGGAACGGAACATATCCGTGAGGCAAGTCCATTCCCACGTCTCTTGAATCGTCTATATCCATAA
- a CDS encoding DnaD domain-containing protein produces the protein MSEVLENWINQGQTVIKNGLLKYYRSIGLNNEELLFVIQLQSYLDQNLFFPNMAEIADRMGKEEAEVFSILHRLIQNKTILIETEKDNNGKDEDRYSLYPLYVKLARFLNQKTETEEANAEDINLLEIFQQEFGRLLTPIEMQTIGDWLDRDRYSKELIMEALREAVLNQKYSLKYMDRILLSWEKKNIRTPIQAKEETKKFNNHYQKNTATEEPEESERIPLFNWLDKNE, from the coding sequence ATGAGTGAAGTATTAGAAAATTGGATTAACCAAGGTCAGACGGTTATCAAAAACGGGCTTTTGAAGTACTATCGCTCAATTGGATTAAATAATGAAGAACTGCTGTTTGTTATCCAACTTCAAAGTTACCTAGACCAAAATCTTTTTTTCCCCAATATGGCCGAAATAGCTGATCGGATGGGGAAAGAGGAAGCAGAAGTGTTTTCTATCTTACACCGTTTAATCCAAAATAAAACGATTTTAATTGAAACTGAAAAAGATAATAATGGAAAAGATGAAGATCGGTATTCTCTTTATCCACTTTATGTCAAATTAGCGCGCTTTTTAAATCAAAAAACTGAAACAGAAGAAGCAAATGCAGAAGATATTAACCTTCTAGAAATTTTTCAACAAGAGTTTGGAAGGTTACTTACTCCAATCGAAATGCAGACCATTGGTGATTGGTTAGATAGAGACCGTTATTCCAAAGAATTGATTATGGAAGCCTTGCGAGAAGCTGTTCTAAACCAGAAATATAGTTTAAAATATATGGATCGTATTTTACTATCATGGGAGAAGAAAAATATTCGTACACCCATACAAGCAAAAGAAGAAACAAAAAAGTTTAATAACCACTATCAAAAAAATACTGCAACTGAAGAACCGGAAGAATCAGAGCGGATTCCCTTGTTTAATTGGTTAGATAAAAATGAATAA
- a CDS encoding IS1182 family transposase has protein sequence MYKKYNTNQTTLPLELSALLPQDHLVFVIDEFIESLDWSAYPLFEASEGRPGYHPRLLIKALLFAYSEGIFSGRKMEKMMLENIAMMWLVSQETISYRTINRFRSSLFCQNLLPELFAEFAAKLKTENMVTMETLFVDGTKIEANANKFSFVWKKAIERYKASLKEKAMQYFKEEIQPLVDQAMQIDDSDELSTAELEEIATIIEQEIQDLSSDIEANPVKGKNPKKQRRRTLKKHLRKLVNDFIPRKKKYAAYEEVFEDRNSFSKTDTDATFMRMKDDYMQNGQLKAGYNIQIGTENQFALAVGVFPNPTDTRTLIPFVDSLTILPKTIVADAGYGSEENLDYLDQIDVEHLIKYNAFDKEQKRSYKSSDKNRKNWEYVAEENYFVHPDRTKYYFSHISRKKNTSGFVQIIHVYKPTNPEEAPQKSFNYNWHYEELKEQETSKLLSPEGSRIFAQRKIDVEPVFGQIKANLGFTRFHLRGKEKVKVDIELALMANNLRKYNLRKAS, from the coding sequence ATGTATAAAAAATATAACACAAACCAAACCACTTTACCATTGGAATTATCCGCTTTGCTTCCCCAAGACCATCTTGTTTTTGTTATCGATGAATTTATTGAATCGTTAGATTGGTCTGCCTATCCTTTATTCGAGGCTTCCGAAGGAAGGCCTGGTTATCACCCGCGTTTGCTTATCAAGGCTTTGTTATTCGCCTACTCGGAAGGTATCTTCTCGGGACGGAAAATGGAAAAGATGATGTTGGAGAACATCGCTATGATGTGGTTGGTAAGCCAAGAAACGATTTCCTACCGTACAATCAACCGGTTTCGGTCATCACTGTTTTGCCAAAATCTGTTACCGGAATTGTTTGCGGAATTTGCAGCGAAACTGAAGACAGAAAATATGGTCACGATGGAAACCCTCTTCGTTGATGGCACGAAAATTGAAGCAAATGCCAATAAGTTTTCTTTTGTCTGGAAAAAGGCCATTGAGAGATACAAAGCTTCCCTTAAAGAAAAGGCGATGCAGTACTTTAAGGAAGAAATTCAACCATTGGTTGACCAAGCCATGCAGATTGATGATTCTGATGAACTGTCCACCGCTGAGTTGGAAGAAATTGCCACTATCATTGAGCAAGAAATTCAAGACCTGTCTAGTGACATCGAGGCGAATCCAGTTAAAGGGAAAAACCCTAAAAAGCAAAGACGACGGACGCTAAAGAAACACTTGCGTAAATTGGTCAATGACTTTATTCCACGTAAGAAAAAATATGCGGCGTATGAAGAAGTTTTTGAGGATCGGAACAGCTTCTCAAAAACGGATACCGACGCTACGTTTATGCGAATGAAAGATGACTATATGCAAAATGGACAACTTAAGGCAGGATACAATATTCAAATTGGTACTGAAAACCAATTCGCTTTGGCCGTCGGGGTGTTTCCTAATCCTACGGATACGCGGACACTCATCCCTTTTGTAGATTCCTTGACCATTTTACCGAAGACCATTGTAGCTGATGCTGGATATGGCAGTGAGGAAAACCTGGATTACTTGGACCAAATTGATGTGGAACACCTTATCAAATATAATGCGTTTGATAAAGAACAAAAGCGTAGTTATAAATCATCAGATAAAAACAGAAAAAATTGGGAGTATGTGGCGGAAGAAAATTATTTTGTCCATCCGGATCGTACGAAATATTATTTCAGCCATATCAGCCGCAAGAAGAACACGAGTGGTTTCGTTCAGATAATCCATGTATATAAACCGACTAATCCGGAAGAAGCCCCCCAAAAATCATTTAACTATAATTGGCACTATGAGGAATTAAAAGAACAAGAAACGAGTAAGCTTTTATCGCCCGAAGGGTCTCGGATTTTTGCACAACGCAAAATCGATGTTGAGCCTGTTTTTGGCCAGATAAAGGCTAATTTGGGTTTCACTCGATTCCATTTACGTGGAAAAGAAAAGGTAAAAGTTGATATTGAATTGGCCTTGATGGCCAATAACTTGAGAAAATATAATCTAAGGAAGGCTAGTTAA
- a CDS encoding PBP1A family penicillin-binding protein, whose product MENNSQTRKQRSKENKKQPTKTNKKRTSLLKKILLGILLLGVAVFVFGAGLFTYYASKAPEVNKAALVDTAPSEILDRNGDVVLEVGAGSQNRDLVNTDEIPPLLKDAVTSIEDQRFYKHIGVDPIRILGAALANVQKGGISQGGSTITQQLIKLSFFGTSEEDQTLERKAQEAWMSIKLERELSKEDILGLYINKVYMGNNVYGMGTAAEYYFGKDLSEISLDEAATLAGMPQAPSYYDPYVNPTETEERRNVVLTTMVDTGVITEVQRAEASAVSVADNLVDHSNDTDNSLILDSYLQVVMDEVYDKTGLEVEVGGLTIQTNLDMDAQQHLFDIANSDEYVLFPDDRVQTAVTLVDVHSGAINAVIGNRKKTNLLAINYADQTTRSVASTIKPLIDYAPAIEYNNLSTGSLIVDEEYTYPDGNSLENYDLLYRGDLTLREALVDSRNVPAAKLLNDIVGIDNADAFLNKLGIDSIQADGSDTINPSNAIQGSISNIQMAAAYAAFSNGGTYYEPYTVQSVTKADGQVLEFSENGSRAMKDSTAYMVTDMLKDVVTEQAPIAAIPGLPQAAKTGTEAFTEEELALVGASSGDNVAKDSWFVGYSPNYSIAVWMGYEDETESGNYLTFEDRNLTRYIYRELMSFVSQGIENPDWVKPESVVEATMEKYSNPPAKPGPNTPANLRITELFVKGTAPTSVSKVYGESIQAPTGLNATYNQETNRLTVTWDKYQLAASEKRTPQYSITVGNESHNITENRITIDNPPKGNISISLLVKVGETTSPATSIQVFIEEPIEREETVEPEATQPESEEENKTESESSSSSSSSSESQEEEELESEEVTPDESVESRPSEEEQEEKPESEEETENSESE is encoded by the coding sequence GTGGAGAATAATTCACAAACAAGAAAGCAACGTTCAAAAGAAAATAAGAAGCAGCCGACAAAAACCAATAAAAAACGAACTTCTTTATTAAAAAAGATTTTACTAGGAATTTTATTACTCGGAGTAGCTGTTTTTGTATTTGGTGCAGGTTTATTTACATATTACGCTAGCAAGGCTCCAGAAGTTAATAAAGCTGCTTTAGTAGATACAGCACCTTCAGAAATACTGGATAGAAATGGCGATGTCGTATTAGAAGTTGGAGCAGGTTCGCAAAATCGTGACTTGGTTAATACAGATGAAATACCGCCCTTATTGAAAGACGCGGTAACATCTATTGAAGATCAACGTTTCTATAAACACATCGGAGTTGACCCCATCCGGATTTTAGGTGCGGCACTTGCGAATGTTCAAAAAGGTGGTATTTCTCAAGGAGGAAGCACCATCACCCAACAACTCATTAAATTATCATTCTTCGGAACATCTGAAGAAGACCAAACTCTAGAAAGAAAAGCCCAGGAAGCCTGGATGTCTATAAAACTAGAACGTGAGCTTTCTAAAGAAGATATTTTAGGTCTTTATATCAATAAAGTTTATATGGGCAATAATGTTTACGGAATGGGGACTGCTGCTGAATATTATTTTGGTAAAGATTTATCAGAGATATCCCTAGATGAAGCAGCTACTTTAGCTGGTATGCCACAAGCACCCTCTTATTATGATCCCTACGTAAATCCTACTGAAACAGAAGAGCGCCGTAATGTCGTGCTGACAACAATGGTAGATACTGGTGTCATTACAGAAGTCCAACGTGCTGAAGCGAGTGCTGTTTCCGTCGCTGATAATTTAGTTGATCATTCGAATGACACAGACAACTCGCTTATTCTTGACTCATATCTCCAAGTCGTCATGGATGAAGTGTATGATAAAACGGGACTCGAAGTTGAAGTTGGCGGATTGACCATCCAAACAAATCTCGATATGGATGCCCAACAACATCTATTCGATATAGCCAATTCAGATGAATATGTTCTCTTTCCAGATGACCGCGTGCAAACGGCAGTGACCTTAGTTGACGTTCATAGTGGAGCAATTAATGCAGTGATAGGAAACCGTAAAAAAACAAATCTTCTCGCCATCAATTACGCAGATCAAACGACACGAAGTGTAGCTTCAACGATTAAACCATTAATCGATTACGCACCTGCCATTGAATATAACAACTTGTCAACTGGCTCCTTAATTGTTGACGAAGAATATACGTATCCAGATGGTAATAGCTTAGAAAACTATGACTTACTTTATCGTGGTGATTTGACGCTTCGTGAAGCACTGGTCGATTCTCGAAACGTTCCTGCTGCAAAACTATTAAATGATATCGTAGGAATTGATAATGCTGATGCCTTCTTAAATAAATTAGGAATAGATAGCATTCAAGCAGACGGTAGCGACACTATAAACCCTTCTAATGCTATTCAAGGCTCTATTTCTAATATCCAAATGGCGGCAGCCTACGCAGCATTTTCAAATGGAGGAACTTATTATGAGCCCTATACTGTTCAATCTGTTACAAAAGCAGATGGGCAAGTGCTTGAGTTTTCTGAAAATGGCAGCAGAGCGATGAAAGATTCAACAGCTTATATGGTGACCGATATGCTTAAAGATGTTGTTACGGAACAAGCTCCTATAGCAGCTATTCCCGGATTACCTCAAGCAGCTAAAACTGGTACTGAAGCATTTACAGAAGAAGAATTAGCATTAGTTGGCGCATCTAGTGGCGATAACGTTGCAAAAGACTCTTGGTTTGTTGGCTATTCGCCAAACTATTCAATTGCAGTCTGGATGGGGTATGAGGACGAAACAGAAAGCGGTAATTATTTAACTTTCGAAGATCGTAACCTTACTCGTTATATTTACAGGGAATTGATGAGCTTTGTTTCTCAAGGTATCGAAAATCCTGACTGGGTCAAACCTGAATCAGTCGTAGAAGCAACTATGGAAAAATATTCAAATCCGCCGGCTAAGCCAGGACCAAATACTCCAGCTAATTTAAGAATAACAGAGCTATTTGTAAAAGGTACTGCGCCGACATCTGTTTCGAAAGTGTATGGTGAATCAATTCAGGCACCAACCGGATTAAACGCCACATACAATCAAGAGACCAATCGCTTAACCGTTACATGGGACAAATACCAATTAGCTGCATCTGAAAAACGGACACCACAATATTCAATTACTGTTGGGAATGAATCCCATAATATAACTGAAAATAGAATAACTATTGATAACCCTCCAAAAGGAAATATATCAATTAGCCTCTTAGTTAAAGTTGGTGAAACAACCTCTCCAGCTACTTCTATTCAAGTATTTATTGAAGAACCAATAGAAAGAGAAGAAACAGTAGAACCAGAAGCAACTCAACCGGAATCAGAAGAGGAAAACAAGACAGAATCAGAAAGCTCCTCTTCAAGTTCATCGAGTTCGGAGTCGCAGGAAGAGGAAGAACTTGAGTCAGAAGAAGTTACCCCTGACGAATCAGTGGAATCGCGTCCGAGCGAAGAGGAGCAAGAAGAAAAGCCCGAAAGTGAAGAAGAAACAGAAAATTCAGAAAGCGAGTAA